Genomic segment of Cereibacter sphaeroides 2.4.1:
GTGCAAGGAACAGGGCTTCGGAAAGGGCGGCGGATGAGACCAGCGGAAGAAATCGCGCGGATGCTGCCGATCCCGGCGGACCTCGGCCGGGGCGCCTTCACCGGCAAGTGGCGCAGCGCCTCGGCGCATATCAGCCCCGAGCGGATGACGCCGCTGAAGGAGGCGCTACTCTTCAAGACCAACGCCGCTCTCTATTCCCTCGTCTCGGCCGCGATGGTCTGGCAGGCCGAACGGCTCCGCGAGCAGACGGACGTCTCGCCGCTCCTCGACATGGCCGAGGCCCTCTATGCCTGGCAGCAGGACTGGCACTGGTTCGGCCGGACGCCCGCAATCGCCGACATCGACACGATCGACGAGGCGCCGAGGCCGCAGGGCAGCGTCCTGATGATGCTCGACCTGATCCATCAGGACCACATCTACACCTCCGGGCACTGGCCCTCCGAACCGATCTTCTCGGTCACGGCGGACATGCTGGTGCTGACGCGGTTCAACCTGCCTGCGGACGCGGTTCCTGCCTTCGATGCCTGGGTCGAGGCCGTGATCGCGCGGATGGATCTTGTCGCGGAATTTCCCGAGCATGGCGAGACGCCCGAGCTCGAGGTGGGCGACACGCCCGAGCGGCGCGCCTGGGCGGCGAAAGTGATGGGCCGGCCGCTGCCGCCGTCGGTCCTCGACCTCTCGCGCGATCCGGACCCGTCCCGCTGGCCCGAAGAGTGGCGCGACCTGCTGGCCCGGCTCGACTGGAACCGCAACCCCTTCCTCCGCCACCCCCCCGGCACGCTACGCCCGCGGCAGGACGGCGAGGTGCCATGAGCAGAAGGCAGGAGCGGGTCTCGTGAGCGCCGTCTACGACCATGTCCGCAGCCGGACAGCCGACGAAGACTCGCGCGATCTGTCCTTCGCCTGGGACCAGTGGCGTTACACCGACTACTTCCTTTTCGAGGAGGATACCTCGGCCGCCCCCTTCGAGAACCTCTCCGATCTGGCCTGCCGTGGCCTCGTCATCGCCGTGGCCGAGGCCATCACCGCACGGTTCCATGCGCACCGCGGCACGGAGGAGGCGCGGTCCTATCTCGATGCCGCCTGGGCCACGATGCTGCGCGAGGGCGCCTGCGACTACGCCCTCCTGCCCGCCGAGGACTGGCCGGGGCCGGTGCGTGGCGCCCTCCGGGCCGCCATGCTCGTCGTCAACGACACGCTCCACGAGGCGCGCGACGATGGCGACTTCCCCGCCCGCTGCGTCTGGATCCTGCAGCTCGCGCGCCACGTCCTGCCGCCGCGCCTTCGACCCGAGTTCGAAGCCTGGGTCGCCGTCGCCACCTCGCGCCTCGCGCGCCACTGGCCGGTGCCCGAGCACCGGAGCGGCCTCTTCGCCGAGAGCTTCGACCGCGGCCCGCCGGTCGGGCCCTGCACCTTCCTGCCGCGCGATCCCGGCACCCCCGAGAGCGCCGCGGCCTGCCTCGCCCGCCATCTCGCGACCCTCGCCGGCAACCCCTGGCTCTTGCCCCCCGATACCGCCTAGTTCAGTTGCACGCTCGCCCCCTGGAGCCTGTTCGCACCGCTGGCCCGACTCAGGATCTCGGTGCCGCGGATCGTGACCCGCCCGTCCGGCGCCAGCGTGATCGAGGCGCGCCCGCAGCGCAGCACCACCTCGCGCCGCCCCTCCAGAACGAGGCGCGTTCCGTCGAGTTCGGCCTCCGGCACCGCCCGGCGGATCAGGCCCAGCACCACCGGAGAGGCTCCGACCTCGGCCACCACCGCCTCCGCTCCCATATCGGCGGCGGAGACCGCCACGACGGTTTCGGCCAGCGCTTCCGCCCCGCCGATCTCCACCCGCAGGAGCCCGCAGGGATCGATCCCGAGGATCCGGCCCCGCAGCAGGCGCGAGCCCGCCGCGGCAAAGCCACCGTCATGCATGATCCGCCTCCGTCTCGAACGCATAGGAAAAGCCTGCGGGGCCGCCGGTGAGGGTCACCCGGCTGAAGGCCGCCCCCGCGAGCTGGCGCTCGAGAAGCTTGCGGCTCAGCTCCGGCAGCAGGGTGCCGCTCAGGATCGCGTCGATCATCCGCCCCCCCGACTCGACCTCGGTGCAGCGGGCGCGGATCGTCTCGAGCACGCCCTCGCCCAGAACCAGCTCGGCGCCGTGCCCCGCCTTCAGCCGCCGGGCAATGGCCTCGAGCTTCTGCCCCGCGATGGCCGCGATCATCCGGTCCGAGAGCGGCAGGAACGGCAGCACGATCATCCGCCCCAGCAGCGCGGCCGGAAAGACCTGCAGAAGCGGCGCGCGGAGCGTGGCCGAGACCCGGGCCAGATCCTGCCCCGCCGCCTCCACGATCTCGTCGGTGCCGACGTTCGAGGTCAGCAGGATCACCGTATTGCGGAAATCGATCTGCCGCCCTTCGCTGTCGTCCATCCTTCCCTTGTCGAACACCTGAAAGAATATTTCATGGACATCGGGATGCGCCTTCTCGACCTCGTCGAGCAGGATCACCGAATAGGGTTTTCGCCGCACCGCCTCGGTCAGGATGCCGCCCTTGCCATAGCCCACATAGCCCGGGGGCGATCCCTTCAGCGTCGAGACCGTATGCGCCTCCTGAAATTCGCTCATGTTGATCGTGATGAGAGCCTGCTCGCCACCGTGCAGCTGTTCGGCCAAGGCCAGCGCCGTCTCGGTCTTGCCCACGCCCGAGGGCCCGCAGAGCAGAAACACGCCGAGCGGCTTCTCCGGCGGGCCGAGCCCCGCCTGCGCGGTCTGGATCCGGCTCGCGATGGCCTCCATCGCATGATCCTGTCCCACGACGCGCCGGGCCAGCAGGTCCGCAAGGCCGAGCGCGCGTTCGTTGCGGCTGGCCAGCATCCGCCCCATCGGGATGCCGGTCCAGTCCTGCACCACCGAGGCGACCGCCTGTCGGTCGACCGTCGGCAGGATCAGCGGCCGCTCCCCCTGCGCCTCGGCGAGATCCCGGCTGCAACGCCGCAGCCGGTCGAGAAGCGCCGCACGGTCGTCCTTGGGCGGCTCGGCCTCCTCGGCGGCCTGCGCCGCGGTGCCGTCCAGCGCATCGCCCTCTGCCCGCAGCCGGGCGCGCAGTTCAAGAATTTCGGCCACCAGCGCCTTCTCGGCCTCCCACCGCGCCTCCGCCGCGGCACGGTCGGCCGCGACGGCGGTCCGCGCCGCCTCGACCTCGCCGCGGCGCGCCGTCACATCCATGCCCACGGCCTCCTCGCGCTCGAGGATGCCCGCCTCGAGCGCGAGCGCCTGCGCGCGGCGGTCGATGTCCTCGACCTCCGCCGGCGTCGCATGCTGAGAGACGGCGACGCGCGCGCAGGCGGTGTCGAGCAGGGAAATCGCCTTGTCCGGCAATTGCCTGGCCGGCAGGTAGCGCTGCGACAACCGCACCGCCGCCCCCACCGCCTCGTCGAGGATCTCGACCCGGTGATGGCGCTCCAGCACGGCGGCCACGCCGCGGCACATGCGGATCGCGGCCTCTTCCGAGGGCTCCTCGATCCGCACAACCTGAAAGCGGCGGGTCAGCGCCGGGTCGGGCTCGATATGCTGCTTGTATTCGGCCCAGGTGGTGGCGGCGATGGTGCGCAGCTCTCCCCGTGCCAGTGCCGGTTTGAGAAGATTGGCCGCGTCCCCCGTCCCCGCCGCGCCGCCCGCGCCGATCAGCGTATGGGCCTCGTCGATGAAGAGGATCACCGGGGCGTCCGAGGCGTGAACCTCGTCGATCACGCTCTTCAGCCGCTTCTCGAACTCGCCCTTCATGCTGGCACCCGCCTGCATCAGCCCGAGATCGAGCATCCACAGGGTCACCGGGCGCAGCGGCGGCGGCACGTCCCCTCGGGCAAGCCGCAGCGCAAGGCCCTCGACGACGGCGGTCTTGCCCACCCCGGCCTCGCCGGTGAGGATCGGATTGTTCTGCCTCCGCCGCATCAGGATGTCGATGATCTGCCGGATCTCGGGATCGCGCCCCACGACCGGATCGAGCCGCCCCTCCCGCGCCCGCGCCGTCAGATCGGTCGCATAGCGGGCGAGCGCGGAGCCGTCGGCCGCGCCCGGCCGCGCGGGGGGCGGCGCGGCATCGCCCTCGGCCGAGCCCTGCGTCAGATCGCGGAACGTCTCGGAAAGAGACTCCGCATCCACCTGCCCGAAGGCGCCGCTGATCCGCATGAGCAGCGCCTCGAGCACGGGCACCCGCAGCGCGCCGAGCAGGAGGTATCCCGAGCGCACGCGGTCGTCGCCGAACCGCAGGCTGCCGAAGGTCCAGCCCTCGCGGATGGCGTGGAAGAGATGGTCGGAAAATTCTTCCACCGCGCTCGCCCCGCGCGGCAGCGCATCCACCGCGCGGGCCACATCGGCCGAGAGCCGGCCGGCATCGCAGCCTGCCGCGCGCATCAGCAGCGCCATGTCGGACCGATCCGCGGCGAGCAGCGCCTCGATCAGATGGACCAGCTCGACATAGGGGTTGCCGCGTGCCTTCGCCGCCTGAGCCGCCGCCGAGAAGGCCGCGAGACAGGTCGGGTTCAGCTTCGCCACCAGTTCCTTCCGCTTGACGGTTTCCTGCGAGCCCCGCGGCATGGCCGGCCCCTCACGATGTCGTCCTGAAAATAGTCGGGCGCAAAGGTCTTGGCTTAGCCTATGCTGGAATCAGGCACCTTGGCGACACCTTTGCATCGGGGCGGAGGCCGGGCATGATCGGGGAACAGCCCGGCGACATCTTCCGCCGGGGCGAGATCCTGAACCACACCTACGAGATCGAGGGCGTGCTGGGCCGCGGCGGCACCGGCGAGATCTACCGCGCGCGCAACCTGATCTCGGGGCGGATCGTCGCGGTCAAGGCGCTGAACCGGCGCTTTTCGGGCAACGACGATTACATCGGCCTCATGCGCCGCGAGGAGCAGCTACGCGACGTGATCGACGATGCCGTCGTGCGCTACACCGAATGTTCGCGCAGCGACGGCGGGCATGTCTTCCTCGTGATGGACCATATCGAGGGCCCGTCGCTCGCGCAGGCGATGGAGGCCGGGCGGATCGAGGCGCGCGACCTTCTGATCGTGGCGCACCGGGTGGCCGAGGGCCTGCGGGCCGCGCACCGGCACGGGATCGTCCACCGCGACCTGTCGCCCGACAATATCATCCTGCGCGGCGGAGCCCCCGAGCGGGCGACGATCATCGACTTCGGCATCGCCAAGGATCTCTCGGCCGGGGCGCAGACCATCGTCGGCAACGACTTCGCCGGGAAATACGAATATGCGGCGCCCGAGCAGATCGACGGGCGTGCCGAGCCGCGCTCGGATCTCTATGCGCTCGGCGCCACGCTGCTCGCGGCCTTTCGGGGCGAGGCGCCGTTCGCCGGAGCGACGCCGGGCGAGATCGTCCGGCGCAAGGGGCGTCCGCTCGACACGGAGGGGGTGCCCGAGCCCCTGCGCGGCCTGATCGATCGCCTCGCCGCGCCCGAGGCAGAGCGCCGGCCCGCCAGTGCCGCGGCGGTGGTGGAGGAGCTCGACCGGCTGCTCCGGCCGCAGGCGGAGCCGGACCGGCGGCGACGGGTCTGGCCGGCCCTCGCGGCCCTCCTCCTCCTGGCGGTTCTCGCGGTCGGAGGATGGATCGCGCTGCGGCCGCCGCTGGCCGAGCCCTACCGGCTGACGGCGAGCGCCGCGGATCTGGCAGGCGAGGCGCCGGATCGGGCGGCGGCGGCTCGGATCGCTGCGGCCTATGCCCGCGCGGCGGGGCACGAGTCCCACGGGCTGCGGATCGCCCGCGGCGCGCCGGAGGGCTGGGCGGATGCGGCCGCCGAGGTGCTGGCGCTGGCCGCGACGCTCGACGACTGGCGGCTCGCGCTGAACGGCGCGGAGGCCGCGCTCTCGGGACGCGCACCCGATGCCCGGAGCGCGGCGATGGTGGAAACCCGTTTCCGCGACTGGGCCTCGCGCCGGGGTTTCGAGCCCCGGTTGCAGATCGAGGTCGTGCCGCCGCCGCTCGATCCTCAGGCGGTCTCGGCGCTGCTTCAGCGGCATGCCGACTGCGGTCCGCTCTCCGAGGGCGGGACCGAAGGGGTCATAACAGGTGCCGTCGCCACGGCAGAGACGGCCGCCGCCCTCGAGCGCGCGCTCGCCGATCTGCGGGGCGACCGGCCGCTGCATCTGGCGATCACCGTGCTCAATCCGGCGATCTGCGCGGTGCGGCAGGCGCTTCCCGACCGGCCGGCGCAGGGCCTGTCGATCTGGCTCGGCGAGGCCGCGACAGGGGCGCCGAACCTCGCCGGAATCTACGGGCCGGGCGACTATCCGCTGGTCGAGATCAGGCTTCCGGCCGGGATGAGCGGGCTCGCGCTCTGGGTCGGTCTGGTCGATGTGACGGGCAGCGTGCTGAACCTGCTGCCCAACGTCTATTCCGACGAAAGCCGGATCGACCGGCTGGGCACGGTGGCGAACGGCGTCCGCACCATCCGGGTGATGCCGCTCGAGTTTCAGGTCGCGGGCGGCACGCAGCTCTTCGCGCTGCAGGTGGAGGCGCGCGACTTCGGCAGGAGCGAGCTGGTGGCGGTGGTGTCGCGCGGCGACCTCTTCGCGCTGCGCAGGCCCAAGGACGAATCCGTCGCCTCCTTCACCGAAGCCCTGAGCGCCCTGCGCCGGGACGACCCCGACCGGCTGGTGGCGGTGACCCGGCGGCTGCTCGAGTCCCGCCCCTCCAGATAATCCCCGGTTGAAAAAGGGGCGCGATTCGGGCACCATTTTCCTGGGCCGCATTTTCGGCCCCGCGTTCAAAAGCCCTTTGTCGAAAGGCCGCACGGCCATGTCGGAGCTACGGGAATTTCTCGATCCGATCGAAGGCGACGCTCCGTCGGGTGCGGACCTGCGGAACGATCCGCGCTTTCACGCCATCGAGCGTCTCATCGAACCGGCCCGACGCGCGGCCCGGCAGGCGGCCGCCGAGACGGGCTCTCAAGTGCAGCTCGACTGGAGCGCCATCGTGGCCGAAGCGCGCGCGCTTGCGGCCTCGGGGCGCGACCTCCGGCTTCTGGTGATCCTCCTGCGCGCGCTCACCGCCGAGGAGGGGCTGGCGGGGCTCGCCTCGGGGCTCGACCTGCTGGCCCGGACGGTGGAGAGCTACTGGGACACGCTCCACCCCGCGCTGCGCGAGGGGCCGCCGCAGGAGGCGGCCATGCGCCGGGTCAATGCGCTGCGCCAGATCGAGAATGCGGATGCGGGCCTTCTCGGCGATCTCGAGTTCCAGCCGATGTTCGAGATGCGGGCTCTGGGCGCCGTCACGGGCGGCGACCTTGCGGCGGGCGGCTTGCGCGCGGCGCAGGTGCTGGCCGAGGCCCCGCGCGGGCTCGGCGCGCGCGAGACCTCGGAGATCGCCGCCGCGCACGAGGCGCGGGCCGCCCGTGTGGCTGCCGCCTGCCGCGGACTGAAGGCGGAGCGGCCGGCGGAGTTCGAGGGCCTCGCCGCAGGGCTCGCCCATGCACAGGCGGCCCTCGGCCGGCTCGAGGCGGCGCTGGCGAAAGAGCTCGGCACCAACGGCGCGGGGCTACGCTTCACGGCCCTCTCGACCCAGCTTCAGCGCATGGCCGCGACCCTCGGCACCGCCACGGCAGAGCCCGCACCTCTCGCCGCAGAGGCCCCCGCCGCCCTCCCCGAGGCCCCGGCCCTGGGGATCGCCTCGCGCCGCGATGTCGAGCGCTGCCTCGACCTCATCATCGAGTTCTACGAGCGCACCGAACCCTCGTCGCCGATCCCGCATCTGGCGCGGCGGATGCGGCGGATGGTGCCGATGAACTTCCTCCAGCTCATGGAGGAGGTCGCCCCCTCGGGCATGAAGGAATTCCGCGCCGTGGCCGGCGTCGCGGACGAACGGACGAAATGACAGGGAGAGGCCGCGACCATGAGCGAGAGCAAGGCGAAGGTGATCGAACGCAACCGCGCTCCGCGGGTGCAGATCGCCTATGACGTGGAGCATTACGGCAGCCCGACGACCATCGAGCTGCCCTTCGTGATGGGGGTCATGGCCGACCTCGCCGGCAAGTCCGAGACGCGCGAGGCGCAGAAACCCGCGGCCGAGCGGGCCTTCGTCGAGGTGGATGCCGGCCGGTTCGGCAAGTTCATGGAGGCGCTGAGCCCGCGGGTGAAGGCACGGGTCCCGAACCGGCTGCCCGGCGGGGCGGAGGGCGGCGAGGAGGAGATGTTCGTCGATCTCAGCTTCCGCAGCATGGGCGATTTCGCCCCCGACCGCATGGCCGAGCAGGTGCCGGCGCTGGCCGAGCTCCTGCGGATGCGGCGCCAGCTCGAAGAGCTTCTCGGCTACATGGACGGCAAGGTCAGTGCCGAGAAGCGCATCGCCCAGCTTCTGACGAACGAGCCGCTGCTCGCGCAGGTCGCGGGCGAGGCCGTGAAGTCGCGTCAGCCGGAGGAATGACCATGGCCGAAGCCAAGCAGGACACTGGCCCCGCCACCGCCGAGACGGAGGCGCTGGATCTGGGCGAGTTCAGTGCGCTTCTGGAAAAGGACTTCCGCGTCCGCGAGGACGACAGCGACAAGCTGAAGGATCTGGTGCGCAACCTCGCCCTCGCAGCCACCGAGCGGTCGGGCACCGCCACCATCTCGGGCAATGCCGTCAAGTCGATCAAGTCGCTGATCGCGGGCATCGACGCGCTTCTTTCGGCGCAGATGAACGAGATCCTCCACGCGCCCGAGGTGCGCCAGATCGAGGGGACATGGCGCGGGCTCCATTATCTCGTGAACAACACCGAGACCGACCAGAAGCTGAAGATCCGGGTGATGAACATCACCAAGGACGAACTGGCCGACCAGCTCGAGGATTTCGAGGGCCAGATGTGGGACCAGTCGCCCACCTTCAAGAAGCTCTACACCGAGGAATATTCGATGTTCGGCGGCGCGCCCTTCGGGGCGGTCATCGGGGCCTATGAATTCAGCCACCATCCGCGCGACGTAAGCCTCCTGCGCAACATCTCGGGCATCTGCGCCTCGGCCCATGCGCCGTTCATCGCCGCGGCCGCCCCGCAGCTCTTCCGCATGGAGAGCTGGCAGGAACTGCCCAATCCGCAGGATCTTCAGCAGATCGTCTCCTCGCCCGATTACGCCAGCTGGCAGTCGCTGCGCGAGAGCGAGGACAGCCGCTACATCGGCCTCACGCTTCCGCGGGTGCTGGCCCGCCTGCCCTATGGCGCGGCCACGATCCCGGTAAAGGGCTTCGCCTTCGAGGAGGAGATCGACGGCAAGCACGACCATTACGTCTGGATGAACGCGGCCTTCCCGATGGGCGTCAACATCAACCGCAGCCACAAGCTCTACAGCTGGGGCACTCAGATCCGCGGCGTCGAGACCGGCGGCTCGGTCATCAACCTGCCCGTCCACACCTTCCCGACCGACGACGGTTCGGTGGCGATGAAATGCCCCACCGAGATCGCCATCGACGACCGGCGCGAGGCGGAACTCGCCAGACTCGGGATGATGCCGATCCTGCACCGCAAGAACACCGACATCGCGGCCTTCATCGGCGCTCACAGCCTGCAGGACGACGAGGCCCGCGCCGGGCGGCTGGTCGATCCCGACGCGCAGTCGAACGAGCGGCTGAGCGCGAACCTGCCCTACCTCTTCCCCGTCTGCCGCTTCGCCCATTACCTCAAGGCCATCGCGCGCGACAAGATCGGCAGCTTCAAGGAACGGGCCGACATGCAGGTCTGGCTGTCCGAGTGGATCAACCGCTATGTCCTCGCCAACACCGCCATGGCCGACGACAAGCAGAAGGCGCGCCGCCCGCTCGCCGCCGCCGAGGTGCAGGTCGACAGCGTCGAGGGCCGCCCCGGCTACTATGCCGCGCGCTTCTACCTGCGGCCGCACTACCAGCTCGAGGGCATCAACGCGAGCCTGCGGCTCGTCTCGGAGCTGCCCTCCGTCAAGGGAGGCTGATCGCTTCTCCCCGCTTTCAGGACGTCTGCATGGCCATCGGAGGTTCAGGACATGGCATTCACAGGCTACCTCAAGATCGACGACATCAAGGGCGAGTCGCGGCGCGCCGACCACGAGGACGAGATCGACGCCTTCGGCGTGAGCTGGCTCGTCGAGCAGACGAGCTCGGCCTCGACCGGCAGCGGCCGGACGCGCGGCCGCGCCAGGGTGGGCGACTTCCGGCTGCGCAAATGGATGGACGCCTCTTCACCCTATCTCGCGCTGGCCTGCATGCAGGGCAAGTCCTTCCCCGAGATGATCTTCATGGCCCGCAAGGACTCCGGCGAGGCGCATCTCGATTATCTGCAGGTGACGCTGAAGAACTGCATCGTCTCGAGCTATGCGCTCGCGCAGGATGCGCCCGAGGAGTCGGGCCATGACATGATCGCCGAGGATGTGGCGATCTCGTTCGAGACCATCACCTACAAATATGTCGTTCAGGCCGACGACCATTCGGCCGGCGACGAGCACGAGGTCGAATATAACGTCGTCGCCGCCCGCTGAGCGCGGCGGCCCCGCTGGCGCGGAGGGACCCGATGCCCGAGACGGTGATACCCCCTCATGCCCGCCGCGAGGCGGTGCAGCCGAGCCTCTGGGACCGGCTGCGCGAGGATCTGCCCGGCCTCATCGCCGAAAGCGGGCGGGCCCGGGCGGCCCTCGCGCGCGAACTGGGCGAGGAGCGGCTGGACGAGCTGCTCGCCCGGGGGCGGGCTGGGCTGACCGGTCTCGACGAAGGGCAGCGGCGCGCCGTCCTGCGGCTGATGGCGCTGCTCGACCGGCGCGCGTTTCTCGAGGAGCACGGTCTTCTCGTGACCCCCGAGGCGCTGCGCGAGGCCGTCCGGCGCGATGTCGAGGCGCTCTTCAACACCGAGCGGCTGCAGGCCCATCTTCTGCTCGGCGCAGCCGAGCGCGGGGCGGCGGAAGACCCCGCCGATACTCTCGAAGACTTCCCCCATGTCCGGCGCAGCGTGCTGAACTTCGGCGTTCCCGCCTTTTCGGGCCGGCGCGCGCGCGACTTCGATCCCGAGCGGCTGGCGCGCGATCTGCGCGAGGTGGTGGCTTTGTTCGAGCCGCGGCTGCGGCGCGACACGCTCAGGATCCGCGTGGACACCCACGACCGCAGCGGCCTGCGCATCTCCATCGAGGGGGTGCTGATGCTCGCCCCCGTACCCGAGCGGTTGCGGCTGTCAACCATGCTCGACCTCGATACCGGCAGCGCCTCGACCGCGCTCGAGGAGGCGTGATGGACCGCGCCTTCCTCGCCTATTACGAGGCAGAGCTCGCCGAGCTGCGCGAGGCGGCGGCCGCGTTCGGCACCCTGCATCCGACGGTGGGGCGCAACCTCTCGCTCGATACGGTGCCCTGCCCGGACCCCTATGTGGAACGGCTGCTCGAAGGGGTGGCCTGGCTCGCGGCAAGGACCCGGCTCAAGCTCGACGCCGAGGCGCAGCGCAGCGTGCGCAACCTGCTCGACTGGCTCTGGCCCGATCTCGCCGGGCCTGCGCCGGCCATGGCGCTCGCCACCCTTCACCCGGGGCCGCAGGTGCTGGGGATGGCGGACGGCCACACGGTGAGGCGCGGCACCCGCCTCGTCGCGGCCTTCCGCGAGGGGCTGGCCACGCGCGCCACCTACACGACCGCGCAGGACGTGACCCTCTGGCCGGTGACCCTCGAGGCGGCGGGATACCTGCCCGACCGCGGCGCCTTGAAGGCCGCGGGGCTCTCCGAGGCGATGGCGGGGGGCGCCGAGGCGGCCATCCGCCTCGCCCTCGCGCGCGCAGGGCCGGGCACGCTCTCCGAGCTGTCGCTCGACCGGCTCGACCTCTGTTTCGCGGGCAGTCCGCGCGCGCCCGCGCTGTTCGACGCGATCCACGGCACCTGTCGGCGGGCGGCGGCCCGCGGCGCGGCGGATTTCGAGCGGGTGCCGGCCCCCGCCCTCGTCGGCATCGACGGGGCGGAGGGACTGCTGCCGCGCCTGCGCCCCTCCTTCGAGGGCTACCGGCTGATCCGCGAATATTTCCTGATGCCGGATCGGTTCCACTACCTGCGCCTCGACGGGCTGCAGACAGCCATCCGCGCGGCGACGGGACGGGTCGAGATCCTGTTGCTCCTCGACCGTCCGCGGCCGGCGCTGGCGGACGTCGCGGCGTCGGACTTCCGGCTGTTCGTGACGCCCGTGGTCAATCTCTTCGAGAAGGAATGCAATGCGGTCGAGGTCGATCCCCGCTCGGCCGCGCATGTCGTGCACCCGGACCGCACAAGGCCGCGCGACTTCGAGATCCTGCGCCTGCTGCGGGTCGAGGATGCCGACAGCTCCGGCCCCGAGGCGGTGATCGAGCCCCTGCATGCGCCCGCGGCCCAGGGGGGCTTGGGTCTTTTCTATACCACCGAGCGCCGCCCCCGCCGCCCCGGCGAGGACGAGCTGCGCCGGGGGCAGACCCGGACGAGCCACGCGGGCGACGATCTTTACATCTCGCTCGTGCGGCGTCCGGGCGCGACGGCGCCTGCCGTCCGGCGGCTCGACATCCGCGCGCTCTGCACCAACCGCGACCTGCCGATCCTCGACGACAGCCCGCGCCTCACGCTCGAAAGCGGCGATCCGGTGGCGCGGGTCGAGCTTCTGTCGGCGCTCCGCCGCCCCCGTCCCGCGCTGGCCGCCGGGCTGCCGCGCATGACCCGCGAAGCGGAGGCGCAGCAGGACGAGGTCATCTGGCGCCTCGCCGCGCAGCTCTCGCTCGATCATCTGTCGCTCGCCGAGAC
This window contains:
- the tssE gene encoding type VI secretion system baseplate subunit TssE translates to MPETVIPPHARREAVQPSLWDRLREDLPGLIAESGRARAALARELGEERLDELLARGRAGLTGLDEGQRRAVLRLMALLDRRAFLEEHGLLVTPEALREAVRRDVEALFNTERLQAHLLLGAAERGAAEDPADTLEDFPHVRRSVLNFGVPAFSGRRARDFDPERLARDLREVVALFEPRLRRDTLRIRVDTHDRSGLRISIEGVLMLAPVPERLRLSTMLDLDTGSASTALEEA
- the tssF gene encoding type VI secretion system baseplate subunit TssF codes for the protein MDRAFLAYYEAELAELREAAAAFGTLHPTVGRNLSLDTVPCPDPYVERLLEGVAWLAARTRLKLDAEAQRSVRNLLDWLWPDLAGPAPAMALATLHPGPQVLGMADGHTVRRGTRLVAAFREGLATRATYTTAQDVTLWPVTLEAAGYLPDRGALKAAGLSEAMAGGAEAAIRLALARAGPGTLSELSLDRLDLCFAGSPRAPALFDAIHGTCRRAAARGAADFERVPAPALVGIDGAEGLLPRLRPSFEGYRLIREYFLMPDRFHYLRLDGLQTAIRAATGRVEILLLLDRPRPALADVAASDFRLFVTPVVNLFEKECNAVEVDPRSAAHVVHPDRTRPRDFEILRLLRVEDADSSGPEAVIEPLHAPAAQGGLGLFYTTERRPRRPGEDELRRGQTRTSHAGDDLYISLVRRPGATAPAVRRLDIRALCTNRDLPILDDSPRLTLESGDPVARVELLSALRRPRPALAAGLPRMTREAEAQQDEVIWRLAAQLSLDHLSLAETTDDAEPLRALLALYADRGDPAVARHARSIARVRARAVTERLDLPGPLCFGRGQEVTLEVDETVLSGASTLLLSALLAQLFARQAAINAVVRLRTRLVQAQEEVTWPTIPGIRPPI